Genomic window (Candidatus Polarisedimenticolaceae bacterium):
GTGATCGAGCAGCGCCTCCGCGAGCGCGAACTGGAGGCCGGCCGCGTGCGGCGGGCTGCTCGAGACCAGCATGCTCATCGTCGTGCACTTCTGCTCGTACATGTCGGCGAGCGCGTCGACCTCGGCGCCGGATTCGAGGAGGACGCGTGCGATCTCGACGGCGTTCGGCGGCGTCTTCTGCCGGTAGCCTTCGACGCCGTTCGCCGCGATGTAGTGGAGGAGCGTCGCGCGGTGCCGGCGCGTCGAGCGCGCGCGTGCGAGCGCGGGGTCGGCCTGGAGCATCGTCCGGAGCGTGGCGAGCTTGCCGGCGACGATCGCGTCGGCGGCGGCCTCGAACGGCTTCGGCCCCTCGTCGGCGGCGAAGGCGGCGAGGTCCGCCCAGCTCTCGAAGGCATAGCCGTGCGCGACGACGAGACGGGCATCGGAGAGATCGAGCGCTCCGGGATCGACCGCCTCGACCTTCTCGCCGCGGTAGCGCGGGTGCGCCCACTTGAAACGCCACCGGGCATCGTCGTCGCCGGCCTTCAGGGCGGCGAGGAGGGCTTCCGCCTCGGCGTCGTAGGCGCCGAGGGGCGTCGTGTACGGAAGGTCGTCGCGCACGAGGATGCGAGCATACGCCCTCTACAATGCGCGGTGTGAGCGACGCGAAGACGATCACGATCGCGGGGCCGGCCGGGAAGCTCGAGGCCGCCGTGCGCACCGCGGAGACACCGCGCGCGGTCGCGGTGATCGCGCACCCTCATCCGCTCTACGGCGGCACGCTGCATAATCCAGTG
Coding sequences:
- a CDS encoding ankyrin repeat domain-containing protein, which produces MRDDLPYTTPLGAYDAEAEALLAALKAGDDDARWRFKWAHPRYRGEKVEAVDPGALDLSDARLVVAHGYAFESWADLAAFAADEGPKPFEAAADAIVAGKLATLRTMLQADPALARARSTRRHRATLLHYIAANGVEGYRQKTPPNAVEIARVLLESGAEVDALADMYEQKCTTMSMLVSSSPPHAAGLQFALAEALLDHGAAYRGPGTEWQSAVLTALAFGFLDTAQAFVRRGAPVESLAAAAGLGRVGDAARLLPQAGEEERHVALALAAQHGHAEIVTLLLEAGEDPDRYNPPKFHAHSTPLHQAVWADHEGVVRLLIARGARLDLRDTIFDGTPLGWALHGKKDEMAEILRRAGAQE